The genomic window GATGTCGGACTCGGCGACGGGCAGGGCACGTGTCCGCGCCGGACCACCGGACTCCACGTCGGACCGCGTGGCAGGCCCGGCATCGGTCTCCGGTCCGGTCGGCGCCTCGGGATACCCCTCACCGAGCCAGACGAGACGGGCCACCCGCAGGGCGTAGGCGGCGGCGAGTACCGCGCCGACCGCGGCGACCGCGGCACAGGCTGCGAAGAGTGCGGTGGAACGTCCGGCGCCCGGGTTCATCGCGGCGATGATGGCCGGGTACTCACCCCAGAAGCCGGCCAGACCCGGCAGACCGAGGCCGGCGGCCAGACCGGTGAGCAGGAGCAACCCGGTCCGGGGTGCGTGCTCGCGCAGCGCCGGGCGCGGGATGCGCAGGTCGTCACCGCCCCAGCGGTGCTTCAGCCCCCCGACGACGAGGAAGAGCAGCGCCGAGATCAAGCCGTGGGCAAGGTTGCCGTACAACGCGGCAGTCACGCCGGTGGCCGTCCCGGTGGCCAGGGCGAGGGCGACGAAGCCCATGTGGGCGATCGACGACCAGGCGATCAGGCGCTTCAGCTCCCGCTCGACGAGGCAGACGAGACCGCCCCAGACGATGCCGATGACCCCGCAGACCGCGAGCACGGGGGCGATGCGGGCGAAGCCGTCGGGCACCGTCGCCAGGGGCAGTCGGACGAGCCCGTAGGTCCCCATCTTCAGCAGCACCGCGGCGAGCAGCATCGAGCCCGCCGTCGGGGCGGTGGTGTGGGCCAGCGGCAGCCACGAGTGCAGCGGCCACACGGGGATCTTGACCGCCAGGCCGAGGGTGAGCAGGACGGCGATGACCAGCTGCGGGCCGGCGTCGAGCCCGTCGCCCCGGGCGGCGCCGAGGGCAGCGAGGTCGGCGGTGCCGGCCCGGGCGACGAGCAGCAGCACACCGAGGAGCATGAGCGTGGATCCGGTCCCGGTGTAGAGGACGAAGCGCGCGCCCGCCTCCCGCCGGGCCTGCGGGTCGCGCTCGTCGCCGAAGCGGGTGATGAGCACCCACACCGGCACGAGAACGAACTCGAAGGCGACGACGAAGAGGAGGGCGTCCTTGGCGGCGAAGGTCGCCACGGCACCGGCGAGGGTGAGCATGATGCACCCGACGAAGGTCGACGCACTGCCACTGCGGGGCCTCTCGGCGAGGGTGGTCACGCACGCGGCTGCGGTGACCAGCGCCGCCAGCACGGCCAGGGGAGCGCTGATGCCGTCGAGACCGAGGTGCAGTCGCAGGCCGAGGGCAGGCAGCCAGGCGATGTCGACGACGGCGTCGGTGGTCCAGGCGACGGCGACGAGGACGAGCGTCACGAGCGACGCCCCGATCCCGGTCCCGGCGGCGGCGGTGCGGGTGGGCATCTGCCTTCCGCCGCCGAGCAGGACGACGCCCGTGAGCAGCGGGAGGGCGCAGGCCAGTGCGATCACGAGGTCCCCCCGACGGCGAGGACGCCGATGCCGACGACGAGCAGCACGCCGACCCCGAGGAGGGCCAGGGCGGAGGTGGGGCGCGAGCGAGCGTGCGCGCGGGTGCCGACCTCACCCAGCCCGAGCACTCCCGAGGCAACGGCGCGCACGTAGCTGTCGATGACCTCCCGATCGAGGAAGGCCACGAAGTGGGCCAGGGCGAGCACCGGTCGCACGACGAGCACCTGCTGCAGCCGGCCCACGTGCAGCCCCTGCCCCACGAGGGTCCCGAGGCGCCCCTCGACCAGTCGGGCCTGCACGCCGCTGATGTCGAGCAGGTAGCCGACCGCGATGCCGAGAAGGACCAGCGCGAGGACGCCGATGAAGAGCGGGAGCGGGACCTCGCCCGCCAGCGGCAGACGCACGCCCAGCACGATCGCACCGAGGATGCTGACGACCGCCAGGACGACGAGGACGCCGGCGACGGCGCCGGGCATGACCGCCCGGGCACGGACGGCACGGGGGCCGCCCCTCCCAACACCTCGGACGGCCACGAGCAGCGCCCGCGTCGCGTAGGCGGCGGTGACCACGGCGGTCACCAGCAGGCTGGTCAGGACGAGGTCGCTCACCCCGCCGCGCGCGTCGGAGTCCTGGGCGACCGCGGCGATGACGTGCTCCTTGGTGACGCCGCCGAGCACGAGCGGCACACCCGCGAGGGAGACGAGGCCGGCGACCCACGCGACGAGCGCCACGCGGTGGGTGCGGGCGCTGCCGACGAGAGCGTCCCAGCGGGTCGATCCGCCGGTCGCGGCGAGCCAGCCGATGGTCAGGAAGAGCAGGGCCTTGAAGATCGCGTGCCCGTAGAGGTGACCGAGGGCGCTGCCGACCGCGGGTCCGGACCCGGCGGCGGCGAGCGGGGCGAGCATCACACCGATCTGGCTGATCGTCGACCAGGCGAGCAGGCGCTTGAAGTCCGGCTCGACCAGGGCGAGCAGCGCGGCGAGGAGCATCGTCACCGCGACGGAGACGCCCAGGACCGCGCGGGCCGCGTCGGCCTGCACGAGCACCGGGAAGAGCTGCCCCAGCACGACGGTGCCGGCGGCGACCATCGTCGCGGCGTGGATCAGGGCGGAGGCCGGCGTGGGGCCCGCCATCGCGTCAAGCAGCCAGTCGTGGAAGGGCAGCTGGGCGGACTTGCCCAAGACACCGATGACGATCAGGACGAGCGCGGTCGAGCGCAGCGTCGGGTCGCCGGCGGAGGTCCAGTACTCGACGACCTCCGCACGGCCGGTGGTGCCGGCGCCGGCGATGAGCACGGCCATGCCGAGGAGGAGGCCGGTGTCGGCGGTACGCGTGACCATGAACGCGGTGTGCGCGGCCCGACGGGGCGCGGGTCGTCGCGACCAGTGGCCGATGAGCAGGTAGGAGCACCACCCCATGACCTCCCACCCGACGATCGTCAGGACGAGGTCCGAGGAGAGGACGACGAGGCTCATCGCCCCGGCGAAGAGCGCGGTGGTCGCGTGGA from Janibacter cremeus includes these protein-coding regions:
- a CDS encoding NADH-quinone oxidoreductase subunit M, whose amino-acid sequence is MIALACALPLLTGVVLLGGGRQMPTRTAAAGTGIGASLVTLVLVAVAWTTDAVVDIAWLPALGLRLHLGLDGISAPLAVLAALVTAAACVTTLAERPRSGSASTFVGCIMLTLAGAVATFAAKDALLFVVAFEFVLVPVWVLITRFGDERDPQARREAGARFVLYTGTGSTLMLLGVLLLVARAGTADLAALGAARGDGLDAGPQLVIAVLLTLGLAVKIPVWPLHSWLPLAHTTAPTAGSMLLAAVLLKMGTYGLVRLPLATVPDGFARIAPVLAVCGVIGIVWGGLVCLVERELKRLIAWSSIAHMGFVALALATGTATGVTAALYGNLAHGLISALLFLVVGGLKHRWGGDDLRIPRPALREHAPRTGLLLLTGLAAGLGLPGLAGFWGEYPAIIAAMNPGAGRSTALFAACAAVAAVGAVLAAAYALRVARLVWLGEGYPEAPTGPETDAGPATRSDVESGGPARTRALPVAESDIAGAGQHGELSRAESVPGAVLALAVLVLGIAPVLVLVVTEPALAAVVTR
- a CDS encoding NADH-quinone oxidoreductase subunit L translates to MTATTTAVLLIALPAGTAALVLGLARYATLAGLVAILGSVASLVVSVVALAGAGAGPAGDPFADGRATGQDLAIGGVDLPLTLGLSSTSVFLVLTVSLVVAAVQTYSAWFLADDDRRGVFHATTALFAGAMSLVVLSSDLVLTIVGWEVMGWCSYLLIGHWSRRPAPRRAAHTAFMVTRTADTGLLLGMAVLIAGAGTTGRAEVVEYWTSAGDPTLRSTALVLIVIGVLGKSAQLPFHDWLLDAMAGPTPASALIHAATMVAAGTVVLGQLFPVLVQADAARAVLGVSVAVTMLLAALLALVEPDFKRLLAWSTISQIGVMLAPLAAAGSGPAVGSALGHLYGHAIFKALLFLTIGWLAATGGSTRWDALVGSARTHRVALVAWVAGLVSLAGVPLVLGGVTKEHVIAAVAQDSDARGGVSDLVLTSLLVTAVVTAAYATRALLVAVRGVGRGGPRAVRARAVMPGAVAGVLVVLAVVSILGAIVLGVRLPLAGEVPLPLFIGVLALVLLGIAVGYLLDISGVQARLVEGRLGTLVGQGLHVGRLQQVLVVRPVLALAHFVAFLDREVIDSYVRAVASGVLGLGEVGTRAHARSRPTSALALLGVGVLLVVGIGVLAVGGTS